In one Mycobacterium heckeshornense genomic region, the following are encoded:
- the dnaN gene encoding DNA polymerase III subunit beta, whose product MDVATTKVGLSDLKFRLVRDDFAEAVAWVARTLPTRPAVPVLAGVLLTGSDDGLVISGFDYEVSAEVRVAAEIASPGTVLVSGRLLSDITRALPDRPVDFHVDGTRVSLTCGSARFSLPTMAVEDYPALPALPAETGRLSADVFAEAISQVAVAAGRDDTLPMLTGIRLEISGETVVLAATDRFRLAVRELTWSAVSPDVEAAVLVPAKTLAEAAKAGLDGSEVRLSLGAGAGVGKDGLLGISGDGKRTTTRLLDAEFPKFRQLLPTEHTAIATTGVAELTEAIKRVALVAERGAQIRMEFADGLLRLSAGADDVGRAEEDLPVEFVGDPLTIAFNPTYLTEGLGSLHSERVSFGFTTSSRPALLRPASGDEPTPNGSGPFPAVDSSYVYLLMPVRLPG is encoded by the coding sequence ATGGACGTGGCGACGACGAAAGTAGGCCTCAGCGACTTGAAGTTTCGATTAGTACGCGACGACTTCGCCGAGGCGGTGGCTTGGGTGGCCCGTACCCTGCCCACCAGGCCGGCGGTGCCGGTCCTGGCGGGAGTTTTGCTGACCGGCTCCGACGACGGGCTGGTGATTTCCGGTTTCGACTACGAGGTCTCCGCTGAAGTGCGGGTGGCCGCGGAAATAGCTTCTCCTGGAACGGTTTTGGTCTCCGGTCGGTTGTTGTCGGATATCACTCGCGCACTGCCGGACCGGCCGGTCGACTTTCACGTCGACGGTACGCGGGTGTCGCTTACATGCGGCAGCGCCAGGTTCTCACTGCCCACGATGGCGGTCGAGGATTACCCGGCGTTGCCGGCTCTGCCGGCGGAAACCGGGCGATTGTCCGCTGACGTGTTCGCCGAGGCGATTAGCCAAGTCGCGGTGGCGGCGGGACGGGATGACACCCTGCCGATGTTGACCGGTATTCGGCTGGAGATCTCGGGGGAAACGGTTGTTTTGGCCGCCACCGACAGGTTTCGGTTGGCGGTTCGTGAACTGACCTGGTCGGCGGTGTCGCCTGACGTTGAGGCGGCGGTACTGGTGCCGGCCAAGACGTTGGCGGAGGCGGCCAAGGCGGGCCTGGATGGCTCGGAGGTGCGATTGTCGTTGGGCGCTGGGGCGGGGGTCGGCAAAGATGGTCTGCTGGGCATCAGCGGCGACGGTAAGCGCACCACCACACGCCTGCTTGATGCCGAGTTCCCGAAGTTTCGCCAACTGTTGCCAACCGAGCACACCGCGATCGCTACGACAGGTGTGGCCGAGTTGACCGAAGCGATTAAGCGGGTTGCGCTGGTGGCCGAGCGTGGAGCCCAGATTCGGATGGAGTTTGCCGACGGGCTTTTGCGGCTCTCCGCCGGTGCCGACGACGTGGGCAGGGCCGAAGAAGACTTGCCGGTGGAATTCGTCGGCGATCCGCTGACCATCGCGTTCAACCCGACCTATCTGACGGAAGGGCTGGGGTCGTTGCATTCTGAGCGAGTGTCGTTCGGTTTTACCACTTCGAGCCGGCCCGCTCTGCTGCGTCCGGCGTCTGGTGACGAGCCCACGCCGAACGGTTCGGGGCCCTTCCCCGCTGTCGACAGCAGTTACGTTTATCTGTTGATGCCGGTACGTTTGCCCGGGTAA
- the recF gene encoding DNA replication/repair protein RecF (All proteins in this family for which functions are known are DNA-binding proteins that assist the filamentation of RecA onto DNA for the initiation of recombination or recombinational repair.), which produces MYVRYLGLRDFRSWADTELDLQPGCTVFIGPNGYGKTNLVEALWYSSTLTSHRVATDIPLVRTGAARAVISTIVVNGGRECAVDVEINTGRANKARLNRSSVRGVRDVVGVLRAVLFAPEDLALVRGDPMDRRRYLDDLAALRRPRVAAVRADYDKVVRQRTALLKTVTGTRQRDSGLIDTLDVWDSRLAAHGAELMAARIELINELAPEVEKAYQLLAPGSRTASIGYRASIALDGGGDADPQFLQGALLSALAQRRTVELERGVCLIGPHRDDLDVQLGDQPAKGFASHGESWSLALALRFAAYELLRRDGSEPVLLLDDVFAELDTTRRRALAAVAAAAEQVLVTAAVAEDIPKDWDARQVLIGLRDDDGGRVSVIRP; this is translated from the coding sequence GTGTACGTCCGGTATTTGGGATTGCGCGACTTCCGGTCATGGGCGGACACGGAACTGGATTTGCAGCCCGGCTGCACGGTGTTCATCGGCCCGAATGGGTACGGCAAAACAAATTTAGTTGAAGCGCTGTGGTATTCGTCGACTTTAACGTCGCATAGGGTGGCCACCGACATACCGTTGGTGCGCACCGGTGCGGCGCGGGCCGTGATCTCAACCATCGTGGTTAACGGCGGGCGGGAATGCGCGGTTGATGTGGAGATCAACACCGGGCGAGCGAACAAGGCAAGGCTCAACCGCTCATCGGTGCGTGGTGTCCGCGACGTGGTCGGGGTATTGCGGGCGGTGTTGTTCGCGCCGGAGGATTTGGCGTTGGTGCGCGGGGATCCGATGGATCGCCGCCGCTATCTCGATGATCTGGCCGCGCTGCGACGCCCGCGTGTCGCGGCGGTGCGGGCCGATTACGACAAAGTGGTGCGGCAGCGTACCGCGCTATTGAAAACCGTGACCGGTACCCGCCAACGCGATTCGGGCCTCATCGACACGCTAGACGTATGGGATAGCCGGTTGGCTGCACATGGTGCCGAATTGATGGCCGCCCGTATCGAGCTGATTAACGAGCTGGCACCCGAAGTCGAAAAGGCCTACCAGCTATTGGCGCCCGGATCCAGGACGGCGAGCATCGGTTATCGGGCGAGCATCGCTTTGGACGGTGGCGGGGATGCCGATCCACAGTTTCTGCAGGGGGCGCTGTTGTCGGCGCTGGCGCAGCGGCGCACAGTCGAGCTTGAACGTGGCGTGTGCTTGATCGGCCCGCACCGCGACGATCTGGACGTGCAACTCGGTGATCAGCCGGCTAAAGGCTTTGCCAGCCACGGGGAATCGTGGTCGCTGGCGTTGGCGCTACGGTTCGCGGCCTATGAATTGTTACGCCGGGACGGCAGCGAACCGGTGCTATTGCTTGATGACGTGTTCGCCGAACTCGACACCACACGGCGGCGGGCATTAGCCGCCGTTGCTGCGGCGGCGGAGCAGGTGTTAGTCACCGCTGCGGTAGCCGAGGACATCCCGAAAGACTGGGACGCCCGGCAGGTTCTGATCGGCTTGCGTGACGACGACGGCGGCCGAGTCTCGGTGATACGGCCATGA